The Arachis hypogaea cultivar Tifrunner chromosome 19, arahy.Tifrunner.gnm2.J5K5, whole genome shotgun sequence genome has a window encoding:
- the LOC112775071 gene encoding lysine-specific demethylase ELF6: MGNVEIPNWLKGLPLAPEFRPTDTEFADPIAYISKIEKEASNYGICKIIPPLPKPSKKYVFSNLNKSLLKASELGPESNSLGCCNSSRTDSRDVSSSDRLLRAVFTTRQQELGQNVKKISKGNVQNPLPGGQKQVWQSGEVYTLDQFESKSKSFAKSVLATVKEVSPLVIEAMFWKATSEKPIYIEYANDVPGSAFGESQGQFLYSHRRRRKRTYYKSRPHSTDSKQTEMDGIGDTQIDENKGASAKTHAEQCVQSQTASTVTLASNEFSQSSREKGSDAADDDMEGTAGWKLSNSPWNLQVIARSSGSLTRFMPDDIPGVTSPMVYIGMLFSWFAWHVEDHELHSLNFLHTGSAKTWYAVPGEYAFAFEEVIRSKAYGSSVDHLAALKLLGEKTTLISPEVVVASGIPCCRLIQNPGEFVVTFPRAYHVGFSHGFNCGEAANFGTPQWLTVAKEAAVRRAAMNYLPMLSHQQLLYLLTMSFISRVPRTLLPGVRSSRLRDRQKEEREFLVKKAFIEDMLQENKLLSILLGKEATKQAVLWNADLLLGSSKDCSLPEVSAAETAMVDMPNTSSGDKIGHSLIDEMSLYMENLNGLYLDCDDLPSHFQTDSGALACVGCGILGFPFMTVVQPSEKWMETLPGQDCTLNSTARSSVSGNDSVSKLPAAKELPDQSFDCSNCWNMANKFLRPRIFCLEHAVQIVEMLQCKGGANVLIICHSDYEKIKAHARAVAEETHIAFDYNNVPLDTASPENLTLIDLAIDGEEYDECEDWTSNLGINLHHCVNARNTSPSKQAIWTLALGMLFSDKGPGSQFIAINWQSRRARSKRLHHLAPMKPKPSIAIQKREDDELEGRIDDSIAKKKLIQYSRRKFKSNKNSYSGSSIVHELQEKSKIVSADSSGDHYKCGSKGELDADNFKSDCALPNASASIAVSPVDHEIQGTEFPNSISLNADTSQTSNSSPGHRFVNENVETEIENHTLQDLAIDGEKDEQSKIHHDTGVLETSGKEELGCQDNKYSRSLVNSTERNVDIDCKCDSLDLDEGLHRENPSACKSNNEEAASSSVSLANQPVLASIDDALTELASESAKQCKVQENNTIYKEPVSSNVARGNTRSEAILELGCSEVAVETCSQEENELKIQPNNRINEEDNSSPKTPLKEDINGSEDKLSQDMLTEQESCKLSNPVPRSNARKKRKTELDQITENQLSCNNFIRSPCEGLRPRATKIAPEKSEGDADQDDKENPKARRDRKPSEVPAAHKNKKDDVEKPHRCDLDGCSMSFMTKGELQLHRRNLCPHKGCGKKFSSHKYALLHQRVHDDKRPLKCPWKGCTMSFKWAWARTEHIRVHTGEKPYKCKVEGCGLSFRFVSDFSRHRRKTGHYVKSD; the protein is encoded by the exons ATGGGTAATGTTGAAATCCCCAATTGGCTCAAAGGGTTGCCACTGGCACCTGAATTTCGACCTACTGATACCGAATTCGCCGACCCGATTGCTTATATTTCAAAGATTGAGAAGGAAGCTAGCAACTATGGGATATGTAAGATTATACCACCATTGCCCAAGCCTTCAAAAAAATACGTTTTTTCTAATTTGAATAAGTCCCTCTTGAAGGCCTCTGAATTGGGTCCAGAGAGCAATTCTTTAGGTTGTTGTAATTCTTCGAGAACGGATTCTAGGGATGTTAGTAGTAGTGATAGGCTGTTGAGGGCTGTCTTTACTACAAGGCAGCAAGAACTAGGGCAGAATGTGAAGAAAATCAGCAAAGGGAATGTTCAGAATCCACTGCCAGGTGGTCAAAAACAAGTTTGGCAGAGTGGGGAAGTCTATACACTTGATCAGTTTGAGTCGAAATCGAAGTCCTTTGCTAAAAGTGTGCTGGCTACGGTGAAGGAAGTTTCTCCACTGGTTATAGAGGCTATGTTTTGGAAGGCAACATCAGAGAAGCCTATATATATTGAATATGCCAATGATGTGCCTGGGTCTGCTTTTGGGGAATCACAGGGTCAATTTCTTTATAGTCATAGAAGACGAAGAAAAAGGACTTATTATAAGAGTAGGCCACATAGCACTGATTCTAAACAAACTGAAATGGATGGCATAGGAGATACCCAAATTGATGAGAATAAGGGTGCTTCTGCCAAAACTCATGCAGAACAATGTGTACAGTCCCAAACAGCTAGTACTGTGACACTTGCATCAAACGAATTTTCACAATCTTCTAGGGAAAAGGGTTCAGATGCTGCTGATGATGATATGGAAGGCACTGCTGGTTGGAAGCTTTCAAacagtccatggaacttgcaagtTATTGCACGCTCATCTGGCTCGCTAACACGTTTCATGCCCGATGATATTCCTGGTGTTACTTCACCTATGGTATACATTGGTATGCTGTTCAGTTGGTTTGCTTGGCATGTGGAGGATCATGAGCTTCACAGCTTGAATTTCCTTCACACTGGCTCTGCAAAGACTTGGTATGCTGTTCCTGGAGAATATGCCTTTGCTTTTGAGGAGGTCATTCGCTCTAAGGCATATGGTAGTAGTGTTGATCATTTAG CTGCTTTGAAACTTTTAGGTGAGAAAACAACTCTTATATCACCTGAGGTAGTTGTTGCATCTGGGATTCCTTGTTGCAG GTTAATACAGAATCCTGGTGAATTTGTTGTGACATTTCCAAGGGCTTACCATGTCGGATTCAGCCATG GTTTTAACTGTGGGGAGGCTGCTAACTTTGGAACTCCACAGTGGCTTACAGTAGCTAAGGAAGCTGCTGTGCGTAGAGCTGCTATGAATTATCTTCCAATGCTCTCACATCAGCAACTGCTTTACTTGCTGACCATGTCTTTTATTTCTAG AGTACCAAGAACATTATTACCTGGTGTGCGTAGTTCTCGTCTAAGAGACCGTCAGAAGGAAGAAAGAGAGTTTTTAGTAAAAAAGGCTTTCATAGAAGATATGCTGCAGGAAAACAAACTTCTATCCATTCTTCTTGGAAAGGAAGCAACTAAACAAGCTGTTTTATGGAATGCCGATTTACTGCTAGGTTCTAGCAAAGATTGTTCATTACCTGAAGTTTCTGCTGCTGAAACGGCCATGGTGGACATGCCAAATACTAGTTCGGGAGATAAGATTGGTCATAGTCTGATTGATGAGATGAGTTTGTATATGGAGAATCTGAATGGTCTATATCTTGATTGTGATGATCTTCCATCTCACTTCCAAACTGATTCAGGGGCATTGGCTTGTGTGGGCTGTGGAATCCTTGGTTTTCCATTTATGACTGTGGTACAACCATCTGAGAAATGGATGGAAACTCTTCCTGGTCAAGATTGCACTCTCAACTCTACTGCTCGTAGCTCAGTCTCTG GTAATGACTCTGTTTCTAAACTTCCTGCTGCAAAGGAGTTACCAGATCAATCATTTGATTGTAGTAATTGTTGGAACATGGCTAATAAATTTTTGAGGCCTCGGATTTTCTGCCTGGAACATGCAGTTCAGATAGTGGAGATGTTGCAGTGCAAAGGCGGAGCCAATGTGCTTATAATATGCCATTCAG ACTATGAGAAGATAAAGGCACATGCCAGGGCAGTTGCAGAAGAGACACACATTGCATTTGATTATAACAATGTTCCATTAGATACTGCATCCCCAGAAAATTTGACTCTCATTGACCTGGCAATTGATGGTGAGGAATATGATGAATGCGAAGACTGGACATCTAACTTGGGAATTAATCTGCACCATTGTGTTAATGCAAGAAATACGTCTCCATCTAAACAAGCTATTTGGACCCTGGCATTGGGCATGCTGTTCTCTGATAAAGGTCCTGGTTCACAATTTATAGCTATAAATTGGCAGTCTCGAAGAGCTCGCTCCAAAAGATTACATCATCTAGCTCCAATGAAACCTAAACCCAGTATTGCCATTCAGAAAAGGGAAGATGATGAGTTGGAGGGAAGAATAGATGATTCTATTGCCAAAAAGAAGTTAATTCAATATTCAAGAAGGAAGTTCAAGTCCAACAAAAATTCTTATTCTGGATCAAGCATTGTCCATGAATTGCAAGAGAAGTCCAAGATTGTGTCGGCTGATTCGAGTGGGGATCATTATAAATGTGGTTCTAAAGGGGAGCTTGATGCTGATAATTTCAAAAGTGATTGTGCTTTGCCAAATGCATCTGCTTCCATTGCAGTGTCTCCAGTGGATCATGAAATTCAGGGTACTGAATTTCCCAATAGCATTAGCTTGAATGCTGATACTTCACAAACTTCTAATTCCTCTCCAGGTCATCGTTTCGTGAATGAAAATGTTGAAACTGAGATTGAGAATCACACTCTGCAGGATTTAGCAATAGATGGAGAAAAAGATGAACAATCTAAGATTCATCATGATACTGGTGTTTTGGAAACGAGTGGCAAGGAGGAGCTTGGGTGTCAGGACAATAAATATTCTAGATCACTTGTGAATTCGACAGAGAGAAATGTTGACATTGATTGTAAATGTGATAGCTTGGATTTGGATGAAGGATTGCATCGAGAGAATCCATCTGCCTGCAAAAGCAACAATGAAGAAGCTGCTTCATCTAGTGTCTCATTGGCAAATCAACCTGTACTTGCCTCTATAGACGACGCCTTAACTGAATTGGCTTCGGAGTCTGCAAAGCAGTGCAAGGTCCAAGAGAATAATACAATTTACAAGGAACCTGTTTCTAGTAATGTTGCAAGAGGCAATACTAGAAGTGAAGCCATCTTGGAGTTAGGATGTTCTGAAGTTGCAGTAGAAACTTGTTCTCAAGAAGAAAATGAATTGAAAATCCAGCCAAATAATAGAATTAATGAGGAAGATAACTCAAGTCCCAAGACACCATTAAAGGAAGATATTAATGGAAGTGAAGATAAATTGTCACAAGATATGTTGACAGAGCAGGAAAGCTGTAAGTTGAGTAATCCGGTTCCCAGATCAAATGCTCGGAAGAAAAGAAAGACGGAACTGGACCAGATAACAGAGAATCAACTCAGCTGCAACAACTTTATTCGAAGTCCGTGTGAAGGTCTGAGGCCAAGAGCTACGAAGATTGCCCCTGAGAAAAGTGAGGGAGATGCCGACCAAGATGACAAGGAGAATCCGAAGGCTAGAAGGGATCGGAAACCTTCTGAAGTTCCAGCTGCACACAAGAACAAAAAAGACGATGTTGAAAAGCCCCACAGGTGTGACCTTGATGGTTGCAGTATGAGTTTCATGACAAAGGGTGAGTTACAGTTGCACAGGCGTAACCTTTGCCCTCACAAAGGGTGTGGCAAGAAGTTCAGCTCCCACAAATACGCTCTCCTTCATCAGCGTGTTCATGATGACAAGAGGCCCCTCAAGTGCCCATGGAAAGGTTGTACCATGTCATTCAAGTGGGCATGGGCAAGGACGGAGCACATACGGGTGCACACTGGGGAGAAGCCCTATAAATGCAAGGTCGAGGGGTGCGGCCTTTCTTTCAGGTTTGTGTCGGATTTTAGCCGGCACCGGAGGAAAACAGGTCACTACGTGAAATCTGAttga